Proteins found in one Falco rusticolus isolate bFalRus1 chromosome W, bFalRus1.pri, whole genome shotgun sequence genomic segment:
- the LOC119140733 gene encoding LOW QUALITY PROTEIN: phorbol-12-myristate-13-acetate-induced protein 1-like (The sequence of the model RefSeq protein was modified relative to this genomic sequence to represent the inferred CDS: deleted 2 bases in 1 codon), whose product MMLSRTLHKAAPPATPAEWAAVSKCALQLRKIGDKTWDLRQKILNLLRMLFCPETSSPRTRCAEK is encoded by the exons ATGATGCTCAGCAGAACCCTGCACAaggccgcgccgcccgccaCTCCCGCAG AGTGGGCGGCGGTGTCAAAGTGCGCCCTGCAGCTGCGCAAGATAGGCGACAAGACA TGGGACCTGCGGCAGAAGATCTTGAACCTCCTGAGAATGCTATTCTGCCCAGAAACAAGCTCCCCTCGGACACGGTGTGCTGAAAAATAG